The Parafrankia irregularis sequence CGGCAGGTGTGGCTGGCGGGGCCGGGGCATCTGGTCGGGCCGGCCCTGCCGGGCATGCCGGCGGAACTGGCGGAGACGGTGACGGTGCTGCCGATGGCCGCGGGGTCGGGATGAGGCCCGTGCCGACTCGGATGCTCGCGGTGCACATCCCGGACTGGCCCGCCGTCGCGGCCGGCCGGCGGCCGGGTGAGGCGGTGGCTGTCCTCGCCGCCAACCAGGTTCACAGCGCCGGCCCGGCGGCCCGGGCCCGAGGGGTACACCCGGGGCTACGGCGGCGGGAGGCGCAGGCACGCTGCCCTGACCTGGTCCTCGTGCCCGCCGATCCGGACCGGGACGCTCGGGCCTTCGAACCGGTCGTGGCGACTGTCGAAGGCGTGGTGCCCGGAGCGGAGGTGGTGCGGCCCGGCGACTGCCTGGTCCGTTCCCGAGGCGCTGCCCGCTACTTCGGGGGGGACGGTGTCGCGGTCGCCCAGGTGCGGGGCGCGGTCGAGGCGTGCCTTGAAAACGCGGATCTTCAGGCGGTCGTCCGGGTCGGTGTCGCCGACGGTCCGTTCGCCGCGCTGGCGGCCGCCCGTCTGGGTCGGATCGTCCCTCCCGGCGGTACTCCGGGCTTCCTCGCCCCGCTGCCCGTGGAGCTGCTCGACCGGCCGGAGCTGGTCGACGTCCTGCGTCGGCTCGGCCTGGCCACGCTCGGCGCCTTCGCGGGGCTGCCCGCGGCCGACGTGCTGGCGCGGTTCGGTCCGGATGGCGCCGTGGCGCACCGGCTTGCCCGCGGGGAGGACGAGCGGCCGCTCACGCCCCGCGAGCGGCCGCTCGACCTGAGCGTGTCCGTGGAGTTCGAGGCGCCGGCGGAGCGGGTGGAGCAGGCTGCCTTCGCTGCACGCCGGCTCGCCGAGCAGGCCCAGGAACGGCTGCGTGACAGCGGCCTCGCCTGCACGCGGATCGTCATCGAGGCGGAGACGGAGCACGGGGAACGGCGGCAGCGGGTCTGGCGGCATGACGGGCCGCTGTCCGTCGCCGGCATCACCGACCGGGTCCGCTGGCAGCTCGACGGATGGCTGACCGGCACCGCACAGGAGCCGGGCCTCACCGGGCGGCCGACATCCGGGCTGGTGCTCGTGCGGGTCACCCCGGAAGGGCTGCTGCCGGGGGATGGTCGTCAGCTCGGGCTCTGGGGCGAGCCCGGGGCCGCGTCCGGCCGGGTGGATCGGGCTCTGACCCGCGTCCAGGGGTTGCTCGGTCCGGGCGCGGTCACCATCCCCGTGGTCGAGGGCGGGCGTGATCCGTCCCGGCGGGTGCGGCTGGTTCCCTGGGGGGAGCCCCGGGAACCTGCGGAGCTACGGGAACCCGGCGAGTCCCGGGAACCGGCGAAGCCGCGGGAACCGGCGGGCTCGCGGGAACCGGCGAAGGCCGGCCGGCCTCGCGGCCACGGTGGAGGCCCGCGCATCCGTGGTGGGCGCCCGGGCGGCTGTGGCCGGGCCCGTGGAGAGGGGGCTCCGCCCTGGCCGGGAGCAGTTCCCGCGCCCGCGCCGGCCACGGTGCACGACGAGCCGCTGCCCGCCCTCGTCCTCGACGAGGGCGGAGAACCCGTCGGAGTCAGCGGGCGCTGCACGGTGACGGCCAGCCCGGCCTGGCTGTCGGTCGACGGAGCCGCACCCACCCGGATCACGGGCTGGGCGGGCCCATGGCCGGTGGACGAGCGCTGGTGGGATCCGGCCGTCGGCCGGCGCCGTGCCCGCTTCCAGCTGGTGGCGGCGGACGGGTCAGCGTCGCTGCTCTTCGTGGAGATCGGCCGCTGGTGGTTGGAGGCCACCTATGACTGAGAGGCTGGTTGAGAAGCTGACTGCGAAGCCTCAGGTGCCGGTGGTGCCCTACGCGGAGCTGCACTGCCACTCGGCGTTCAGCTTCCTGGACGGCGCCAGCCAGCCCGAGGACCTGGTGGCGGAGGCCGTCCGGCTCGGCCTGTCCGCCCTTGCGCTGACCGATCACAACGGGATGTACGGCACCGTCCGGTTCGCGGAGGCGGCGGCGGCCGCGGGGCTGCCCACCGTGTTCGGCACGGAGGTCTCGTTCGGATCCCCGGCCCCCCGCGACGGGGCGGCGGATCCCGACGCGACCCACCTCGTCATCCTCGCCCGGGACGCGGAGGGGTACCGCCGGCT is a genomic window containing:
- a CDS encoding DNA polymerase Y family protein, yielding MRPVPTRMLAVHIPDWPAVAAGRRPGEAVAVLAANQVHSAGPAARARGVHPGLRRREAQARCPDLVLVPADPDRDARAFEPVVATVEGVVPGAEVVRPGDCLVRSRGAARYFGGDGVAVAQVRGAVEACLENADLQAVVRVGVADGPFAALAAARLGRIVPPGGTPGFLAPLPVELLDRPELVDVLRRLGLATLGAFAGLPAADVLARFGPDGAVAHRLARGEDERPLTPRERPLDLSVSVEFEAPAERVEQAAFAARRLAEQAQERLRDSGLACTRIVIEAETEHGERRQRVWRHDGPLSVAGITDRVRWQLDGWLTGTAQEPGLTGRPTSGLVLVRVTPEGLLPGDGRQLGLWGEPGAASGRVDRALTRVQGLLGPGAVTIPVVEGGRDPSRRVRLVPWGEPREPAELREPGESREPAKPREPAGSREPAKAGRPRGHGGGPRIRGGRPGGCGRARGEGAPPWPGAVPAPAPATVHDEPLPALVLDEGGEPVGVSGRCTVTASPAWLSVDGAAPTRITGWAGPWPVDERWWDPAVGRRRARFQLVAADGSASLLFVEIGRWWLEATYD